The Topomyia yanbarensis strain Yona2022 chromosome 3, ASM3024719v1, whole genome shotgun sequence nucleotide sequence tgtccacaaacaacatgggcatgaatgggttaatggtACTTGGTCATCTTGCTTAACACATCCTGTTCAGGGTGGCGCTTCCTGgaaaaaacctggaaaatcaaGGAATTTCATTTTCAGGAATGAGTCGTCACCCTGCTGTAGAAGTGTGTTATAGAGCACAAGTTTAGGATTGTCGCTAGCGGTACTGTTTGCTGTAGCTTTCGTTCGCGTAAAGGCTACGCACGCTGACGCTGAAAAGTCGACATAAAATGACTtatactgtgagccgtgtttaatAACAGAACTGTGAAGCAAAgtttgtaaacacggctcacagtaaaagtcaatttATGTCGGCTTGGTAGTCGATTTCGTCATTGTGGACAGGCTTACCTAGTCAGCACGTATATCTGCGGGtacacaaattatgggccccactgacgtTCAGATTATTCTGCTTGTTTTGCTGCAAGCACGATTCAAACTAGAATCGATGCGACATGACTCGACCTTTAGATGTTTGTCATCGAGCTGAAATACTGGACAATAAATTGAAGTAATGTGTTAATTTCTGCATTGTTGATAAATGATAAGCACTTTACACCATGATTCCTCAATAATAAAACGAATTCGCGCATCGTTGTTATGTTGTTATAGAATCAATACTGTTGATTGTGGATTAACATTAGCATGACATTTTAGACCTTGGCTTGAAAATCTTGACAGCGTAGCAGATATCTGAGTCAAAGTATTTGGAGATAGTgcgccaaaaataccttattgagcacaCCATTTGAGCAACGCAAATAAACATTAGTAGTGCTCTATTTCGATGGTACAAGTATTGCACATCCAtagagaaaatttaaatttttgccaGTATTTTAAATCATCGTTATAATGTGTGATGTAGGGTATATTTATGATTACATACTAGTTTCAGAATTAATTCGTCTATTGTAGTAGACATGCACATAATGTGCAAAACAAATCCACCGATCACGATACGGTAGGATTCCAACATATAATTCTAGAGAAGTAAGAAGTTTTAAGTAACAGAATGATACGCTCTTTTTACCGCCACAATATTTATTTTACAAATGCACCTTTTTCACCGAATTAACCTTAATCATCCAAACCCACCTCCCCCTCCCCCGGCCCCTCCAGGAATGGATATACAAAGATTTAAGGTGTTTATTGATATCAACAACACAAGTCTGATGGATtaaattaggtttgttccagaaCCCGCTTCATGCTCCAGAGCAAAAAACTTACTCCTGTTTACGTCCAGAAAAAAGAGAACTGAATAAAGAAGCGACTTTCTCCCTGTATGCTCAGAAGTACttctggaacaaacctattgtttcatgcaagtaaatgtttatttttttacataattttaGCATTGGTACTATCAGCGATCGTTCAATATTATCGGATTCGCATTGGGAGTTCATGGATCAGATAAAAATGTCTTCGAAGCAACGGAAGCGATCAGAAAGTGATGTATGTGTACAAGAGTCCCTTCGGAATCGGCTCCTGGGGCGACCTGTATTAACCGATACTGACGAGCGGCCGTACAAATGCGAGATATGTGGCAAAGGATTCGTTCAGAAGTGTCTGCTTAAGCGACATATGTTAACTCACACTGGCGAGTGGCTGCACGAATGCGATATTTGTGGCAAATCATATGAGCGGAGTAGTTTGAATAGGCACAGAAAAATTCATAGCAATGAACGATCGCATAAGTGCTTGATATGTGACAAAGGCTTCATTCAGAAGAATCACCTGCACCAACATGTGATAACACACACTGGCGAGCGGCCGTTTAAATGTGATATATGTGGAAAATCATTTAACCGTCCGAGTAACTTAACTTTGCACAGAAAGCTGCATAGTAATGAACGACCTCATAAATGCGAGATATGTGGCAAAGATTTCCTTCATAAATATCAGCTTGAGCAGCATATGCTGACTCACAGTGGCGATGGGCTGCATAAATGTGATATATGTGGAAAATCATTTAACCATCAGAGAAACTTAACTTTGCACAGAAAGCGGCATAGTAATGAACGACCTCATAAATGCGAGATATGTGGCAAAGATTTCCTTCAGAAATATCTGCTTGAACAACATATGTTAATTCACACTGGCGAGTGGCTGCACAAATGCGATATTTGTGGCAAATCATTTTATGAGCAGGGTAGTTTGAAAATCCACAGAAAAATTCATAGCAATGAACGAACGCATAAGTGCGTGATATGTGGCAAAGGATTCATTCAGAAGAATCACCTGCACCAACATGTGATAACACACACTGGCGAGCGGCCGTTTGAATGTGATATATGTGGAAAATCATTTAACCGTCAGAGTAACTTAACTTTGCACAGAAAGCTGCACAGTAATGAACGACCTCATAAATGCGAGATATGTGGCAAATCATTTTATGAGCGGAGTAGTTTGAAAATCCACAGAAAAATTCATAGCAATGAACGAACGCATAAGTGCGTGATATGTGGCAAAGGATTCATTCAGAAGAATCACCTGCACCAACATGTGATAACACACACTGGCGAGCGACCGTTTAAATGTGATATATGTGGAAAATCATTTAACCGTCAGAGTAACTTAACTTTGCACAGAAAGCTGCATAGTAATGAACGACCTCATAAATGCGAGATATGTGGCAAAGATTTCCTTCATAAATATCTGCTTGAGCAGCATATTCTGACTCACACTGGCGATGGGCTGCACAAATGCGATATTTGTGGCAAATCATATGAGCGGAGTAGTTTGAAAGATCACAGAAAAATTCATAGCAA carries:
- the LOC131691483 gene encoding zinc finger protein OZF-like, which encodes MEFVNGLLTPITTEKESTEKNSGTERVATISPNGIGTISDRSILSDSHWEFMDQIKMSSKQRKRSESDVCVQESLRNRLLGRPVLTDTDERPYKCEICGKGFVQKCLLKRHMLTHTGEWLHECDICGKSYERSSLNRHRKIHSNERSHKCLICDKGFIQKNHLHQHVITHTGERPFKCDICGKSFNRPSNLTLHRKLHSNERPHKCEICGKDFLHKYQLEQHMLTHSGDGLHKCDICGKSFNHQRNLTLHRKRHSNERPHKCEICGKDFLQKYLLEQHMLIHTGEWLHKCDICGKSFYEQGSLKIHRKIHSNERTHKCVICGKGFIQKNHLHQHVITHTGERPFECDICGKSFNRQSNLTLHRKLHSNERPHKCEICGKSFYERSSLKIHRKIHSNERTHKCVICGKGFIQKNHLHQHVITHTGERPFKCDICGKSFNRQSNLTLHRKLHSNERPHKCEICGKDFLHKYLLEQHILTHTGDGLHKCDICGKSYERSSLKDHRKIHSNERSHKCVICGKGFIQKNHLNNHVITHTGERPFKCDICGKSFNRQCILTLHKKRHSNE